The following are encoded in a window of Mycobacterium sp. ELW1 genomic DNA:
- a CDS encoding crotonase/enoyl-CoA hydratase family protein, which yields MSQQYESLTVEVKDHVAQVTLIGPGKGNAMGPAFWAEMPVAFGELDADPDVRAIVLTGSGRNFSYGLDLVAMGDTIGGAMSGEVSARPRVEFHGKLKRMQQSITAVADCRTPTIAAIHGWCIGGGVDLISAVDLRYASADAKFSVREVKLSIVADVGSLARLPYILSDGHLRELALTGKDIDAARAEKIGLVNDVYPDPEATLAAAHETAAEIAANSPLVVHGIKDVLDEQRTAAVAASLRYVAAWNSAFLPSKDLNEGIAAMFAKRKPEFTGE from the coding sequence ATGAGCCAGCAGTATGAATCCCTCACCGTCGAGGTCAAGGACCACGTTGCCCAGGTCACGCTGATCGGCCCGGGCAAAGGAAATGCCATGGGTCCGGCGTTCTGGGCAGAGATGCCGGTGGCCTTCGGCGAGCTCGATGCCGATCCCGACGTGCGGGCGATCGTGCTGACCGGCTCCGGCCGCAACTTCAGCTACGGCCTGGACCTGGTCGCGATGGGCGACACCATCGGCGGTGCGATGTCCGGAGAGGTCTCGGCCCGGCCTCGCGTCGAGTTCCACGGCAAGCTCAAGCGCATGCAGCAGTCGATCACCGCGGTGGCCGACTGCCGCACCCCGACGATCGCGGCCATCCACGGCTGGTGCATCGGTGGCGGCGTCGACCTGATCAGTGCGGTGGACCTCCGCTACGCCAGCGCCGACGCCAAGTTCTCGGTACGCGAGGTCAAGCTGTCCATCGTTGCCGACGTGGGCAGCCTGGCCCGGCTGCCGTACATCCTGTCCGACGGACATCTTCGCGAATTGGCGTTGACAGGCAAGGACATTGACGCCGCACGCGCCGAGAAGATCGGTCTGGTCAACGACGTCTACCCGGACCCCGAGGCCACGCTGGCCGCGGCACACGAGACCGCCGCCGAGATCGCGGCGAACTCGCCGCTGGTGGTGCACGGCATCAAGGACGTCCTCGACGAGCAGCGCACCGCCGCCGTGGCGGCTAGCCTGCGCTACGTCGCGGCCTGGAATTCGGCGTTCCTGCCGTCCAAGGACCTCAACGAGGGCATTGCGGCGATGTTCGCCAAACGGAAGCCGGAGTTCACCGGCGAATAG
- a CDS encoding MarR family transcriptional regulator, whose product MGGMIAGRTASEMPGLDIAEQRSWQNFLDAALRLYGTLNRGLVDKHKLSLVDVRLLEILDNSETGAARMGDLAEQLMSLPSRVTRQIRRLETAGLVRREASPDDGRGVLASITDLGREVVEDAMLTYAKGVRENFLTPLSRPQMAAMGENCRRISAALKDGGNSTRVGRV is encoded by the coding sequence ATGGGAGGGATGATTGCGGGGCGGACCGCTAGTGAGATGCCGGGGTTGGATATAGCCGAGCAGAGATCTTGGCAGAACTTCCTCGACGCTGCACTGCGGCTGTACGGAACACTGAATCGGGGGCTCGTCGACAAGCACAAGTTGAGCTTGGTCGACGTTCGTCTATTGGAAATCCTGGACAACTCGGAGACCGGCGCGGCTCGGATGGGTGATCTGGCCGAACAACTGATGTCGTTGCCGAGTCGGGTGACACGCCAGATTCGCCGGCTGGAGACCGCGGGGCTGGTGCGTCGTGAGGCGAGCCCTGACGACGGTCGCGGAGTCCTGGCGAGCATCACCGATCTCGGCCGTGAGGTCGTCGAAGACGCGATGCTGACCTACGCCAAGGGGGTCCGGGAGAACTTCCTGACTCCGTTGTCGCGTCCGCAGATGGCGGCGATGGGGGAGAACTGCCGCCGGATCAGCGCGGCGTTGAAGGACGGCGGCAACTCGACGAGGGTCGGCCGCGTCTAA
- a CDS encoding NAD(P)H-quinone oxidoreductase has translation MLAIVAESSDRLTWREVPDVSPGQGEVLIRVNTAGVNRADLLQAAGNYPPPPGASNILGLEVSGVIANVGDGVTGWTVGQDVCALLAGGGYAEYVAVPAGQVMPVPLGVSLPDAAALPEVACTVWSNIAMTAQLADGELLLIHGGASGIGTHAIQVATALGNRVAVTAGSRSKLDLCRELGAEVLIPYRDEDFVARVNNATDGRGADVILDIMGAAYLDRNLDALAPDGRMTIIGMQGGIKAEFNIAKAVAKRLHVIGTSLRGRPIDGPHGKKAIVDAVVSSVWPMIADGRVRPIIGARFPITEAAEAHRVLAAGETFGKVLLTVNE, from the coding sequence ATGTTGGCCATCGTCGCTGAATCGTCCGACCGCCTGACCTGGCGCGAAGTGCCTGATGTGTCGCCCGGCCAGGGCGAAGTTCTGATCCGGGTGAACACCGCGGGTGTCAACCGTGCCGACCTCCTGCAAGCGGCCGGGAACTATCCGCCACCCCCGGGAGCCAGCAACATCCTTGGTCTCGAAGTGTCCGGCGTCATTGCGAACGTGGGCGACGGCGTGACGGGATGGACTGTCGGACAAGACGTTTGCGCACTGTTGGCCGGAGGCGGTTACGCCGAGTACGTCGCGGTGCCCGCCGGCCAGGTCATGCCCGTTCCCCTCGGGGTCTCGCTGCCCGACGCGGCCGCGCTGCCGGAGGTCGCGTGCACGGTGTGGTCCAACATCGCCATGACCGCGCAGCTGGCCGACGGCGAACTGTTGCTCATCCACGGTGGCGCAAGCGGGATCGGCACCCACGCCATCCAGGTAGCCACCGCCCTCGGCAATCGAGTGGCCGTGACGGCGGGTTCGCGCTCGAAGCTCGATCTGTGCCGCGAACTGGGGGCCGAAGTCCTAATCCCTTACCGCGACGAGGATTTCGTCGCGCGCGTCAATAACGCGACCGACGGCCGCGGGGCGGACGTCATCCTCGACATCATGGGTGCGGCATACCTGGATCGCAACCTCGACGCGTTGGCACCGGACGGCCGGATGACCATCATCGGAATGCAGGGTGGCATCAAAGCCGAATTCAACATCGCCAAGGCGGTCGCCAAGCGGCTGCACGTGATCGGTACCTCCTTGCGCGGCCGGCCCATCGACGGTCCGCACGGAAAGAAGGCCATCGTCGACGCGGTGGTGTCCTCGGTCTGGCCGATGATCGCCGACGGCAGAGTCAGGCCCATCATCGGTGCCCGGTTCCCCATCACCGAGGCCGCCGAAGCGCACCGGGTGCTGGCCGCCGGAGAGACGTTCGGGAAAGTGTTGCTGACCGTCAACGAGTGA
- a CDS encoding cysteine desulfurase-like protein, translated as MAYDVARVRGLHPALGDGWMRFDAQAGMLIPESVATTVSTAFRGSVPNTASPHPAARRSVAVLDAARQAVADLVNGDPSGVVLGADRSILLTSLADASSSRAGIGYEVVVSRLDDEANIAPWLRAANRYGAKVKWAEVDIETGELPPWQWESLITPPTRLVAMTSASSTLGTITDVSAVTKLVHDVSGLVVVDHSAAAPYQLMDLGETEADVVALNAPAWGGPPIGALVFRNPSLIDSFGSVSMNPYASGPERLELGGHQYGLLAGVVASIEYLAGLDESARGSRRERLALSMQSAGSYLNGLFDYLMGSLRSLPLVMVIGRPEAHIPVVSFAVTGVPAERVVQRLADNGILAVCNANSRVLDLIGVNDIGGAVTVGLAHYSTMAEVDQLVRALASLG; from the coding sequence ATGGCATACGACGTCGCCCGGGTGCGTGGTCTGCACCCAGCATTGGGCGACGGGTGGATGCGCTTCGACGCCCAGGCCGGGATGCTGATCCCCGAGTCGGTGGCCACCACGGTCTCGACGGCGTTCCGGGGTTCGGTGCCCAACACGGCCAGCCCGCATCCGGCGGCCCGGCGCAGCGTCGCTGTTCTGGACGCCGCCCGCCAGGCGGTGGCCGACCTGGTCAACGGCGATCCGAGCGGGGTGGTCCTCGGCGCCGATCGGTCGATCCTGCTGACGTCGCTGGCCGATGCGTCCTCCTCGCGGGCCGGGATCGGCTACGAGGTGGTGGTCAGCCGGCTCGACGACGAGGCCAACATCGCGCCGTGGCTGCGTGCGGCCAACCGGTATGGAGCCAAGGTCAAGTGGGCCGAAGTCGACATCGAGACCGGTGAGCTGCCGCCGTGGCAGTGGGAGAGCCTGATCACCCCGCCCACCCGATTGGTGGCCATGACGTCGGCATCCTCGACCCTGGGCACGATCACCGACGTGAGTGCCGTCACCAAACTCGTGCACGACGTCAGCGGGCTGGTGGTCGTCGACCATTCGGCCGCGGCGCCGTATCAGCTGATGGATCTCGGCGAGACCGAAGCCGACGTCGTCGCGCTCAACGCACCGGCGTGGGGCGGGCCGCCGATCGGCGCGCTGGTGTTCCGCAACCCGTCGCTCATCGACAGCTTCGGGTCGGTGTCGATGAACCCGTACGCCAGCGGGCCGGAACGGCTCGAACTCGGCGGCCACCAGTACGGTCTGCTGGCCGGAGTGGTCGCGAGCATCGAATATCTGGCCGGGCTGGATGAGTCGGCGCGCGGCAGTCGGCGCGAAAGACTGGCGCTCTCAATGCAATCCGCGGGTTCGTATCTCAACGGACTCTTCGACTATTTGATGGGCTCGCTGCGATCGCTGCCCCTGGTGATGGTGATCGGCCGGCCGGAGGCGCACATTCCGGTCGTCAGTTTCGCAGTGACCGGGGTGCCTGCGGAGCGGGTGGTCCAGCGGCTGGCGGACAACGGAATTCTGGCCGTGTGCAACGCCAACTCCCGGGTGCTCGACCTGATCGGCGTCAACGACATCGGAGGTGCGGTGACCGTCGGGTTGGCGCACTACTCGACGATGGCCGAAGTCGATCAGCTGGTGCGGGCGCTCGCGTCACTCGGCTGA
- a CDS encoding DUF6541 family protein: MSFGFGVLIAVLLLILPGAVVALAGRLRWYVALGVGPVLTYGVVGLAIIPFGAIGIGWNTWTALLALAIVTAAVFGLRILLARYRAADPTADEVSLWPALTVAAGVILGALLIGIAAWRGMPYWQSIPSNWDSVWHANTIRWILDTGQASSTHMGELRNVETHAQLYYPSVFHALGAVLAQLTGAAPTTAYTLSSLSAAVWLFPLSAGLLTWQLLRSRGTSQWRTAGAAATAAALSASFTSVPYVEFDTASMPNMAAYGTAIPAFVLIASSLRNRDRIPLAVIALVGVFSVHITGGVVVVTFVVAWWLLDALWRPVLGRARDFITLVVIAVPTLAVLLPQFLGVLQQAEVIAGHAFLTHQGRKRTLFNAIVQHTRHLNDYPIQNVIVALAGAGFVLLLTKRIWWPAAVWLVLIVSIVHSGAPFGGPLGTIIGKYSDLFYSDPRRLSAVVTLLLTPMAGIALYSLVLILVAGARRLTRRWAAAREPDRGFWIGATAVLLVAVSVGLAWHYFPRHRYLMGEKYDRVIIDDKDLQAMAYLATLPGARDTVIGDANVDGTAWMYAVAGLHPLWTHYDYPVQQGPGYHRFIFWAYADDADHDPRIAEAVKALNIRYVLTSAPVVRGFVMPDGLVSLDKSKSWAKIYDNGEARIYEWRGSVPQDTK; this comes from the coding sequence GTGAGCTTCGGGTTCGGAGTCCTGATCGCGGTCTTGTTGCTGATCCTGCCGGGTGCGGTGGTGGCGCTGGCCGGGCGGCTGCGCTGGTACGTCGCACTCGGCGTGGGGCCGGTGCTGACGTACGGCGTTGTGGGCCTGGCCATCATCCCGTTCGGTGCGATCGGCATCGGCTGGAACACCTGGACGGCGCTGCTGGCACTGGCCATCGTGACGGCCGCCGTGTTCGGTTTGCGGATTCTGCTCGCCCGGTATCGCGCCGCCGACCCGACCGCCGACGAGGTGTCGCTGTGGCCCGCGCTGACGGTGGCCGCCGGGGTGATCCTCGGCGCACTGTTGATCGGCATCGCGGCCTGGCGAGGGATGCCCTACTGGCAGTCCATCCCGAGCAACTGGGACTCCGTCTGGCACGCCAACACCATCCGCTGGATCCTCGACACCGGCCAGGCGTCGTCCACGCACATGGGCGAACTGCGCAACGTCGAAACCCATGCGCAGCTGTATTACCCCTCGGTCTTCCACGCGCTGGGTGCCGTGCTGGCCCAGCTGACCGGCGCAGCCCCGACCACCGCGTACACGCTCAGTTCGCTGTCCGCCGCGGTGTGGCTGTTCCCGCTCAGCGCAGGCCTGTTGACCTGGCAGCTGCTCCGCTCCCGCGGCACCTCGCAGTGGCGCACCGCCGGTGCGGCGGCCACCGCGGCCGCGCTGTCCGCGTCGTTCACCTCGGTGCCCTACGTCGAGTTCGACACCGCCTCGATGCCGAACATGGCGGCCTACGGCACCGCCATACCCGCGTTCGTGCTGATCGCATCGTCCCTGCGGAATCGCGACCGCATCCCGTTGGCGGTGATCGCGCTGGTGGGGGTCTTCTCGGTGCACATCACCGGCGGTGTCGTGGTGGTCACATTCGTGGTGGCGTGGTGGCTGCTGGACGCGCTGTGGCGGCCGGTACTGGGCCGAGCACGCGACTTCATCACCCTGGTGGTCATCGCCGTGCCCACCCTGGCGGTCCTGCTACCGCAGTTCCTCGGCGTGCTGCAGCAGGCCGAGGTCATCGCCGGGCACGCGTTCCTGACCCATCAGGGCCGCAAACGGACACTGTTCAACGCGATCGTCCAGCACACCCGGCACCTGAACGACTACCCGATCCAGAACGTCATCGTCGCGCTGGCCGGTGCCGGCTTCGTCCTGCTGCTGACCAAGCGGATCTGGTGGCCGGCGGCGGTCTGGTTGGTGCTGATCGTGTCGATCGTGCATTCCGGCGCGCCATTCGGCGGCCCGCTCGGCACGATCATCGGCAAGTACAGCGATCTGTTCTACAGCGACCCCCGCCGGCTGTCCGCCGTGGTGACGCTGCTGCTGACGCCGATGGCCGGGATCGCGCTGTACTCGCTGGTGTTGATCCTGGTGGCCGGCGCCCGCCGGTTGACCCGACGCTGGGCCGCCGCCCGCGAGCCCGACCGCGGCTTCTGGATCGGCGCCACCGCGGTGCTGCTGGTGGCCGTCAGCGTCGGCCTGGCCTGGCATTACTTCCCGCGCCACCGCTACCTGATGGGCGAGAAGTACGACCGGGTGATCATCGACGACAAGGATCTGCAGGCGATGGCCTATCTGGCGACCCTGCCCGGGGCCCGGGACACCGTGATCGGCGACGCGAACGTCGACGGCACCGCCTGGATGTACGCGGTGGCCGGCCTGCACCCGCTGTGGACGCATTACGACTACCCGGTGCAGCAGGGGCCGGGCTACCACCGGTTCATCTTCTGGGCCTACGCCGACGACGCGGACCACGATCCGCGGATCGCCGAGGCGGTGAAGGCGCTGAACATCCGCTATGTGTTGACGAGCGCACCGGTGGTTCGCGGGTTCGTCATGCCCGACGGACTAGTGTCACTAGACAAGTCCAAGTCGTGGGCGAAGATCTACGACAACGGCGAGGCCCGCATCTACGAATGGCGCGGATCTGTTCCGCAGGACACCAAGTAA
- a CDS encoding bacterial proteasome activator family protein produces the protein MTTNTDDDNIEIITGADGGDADADGRSVTDLVEQPAKVMRIGTMIKQLLEEVRAAPLDDASRSRLREIHATSIRELEDGLAPELREELERLALPFTDDSIPSDAELRIAQAQLVGWLEGLFHGIQTALFAQQMAARAQLEHMRQGALPPGIAQPGPPGVPGHGTGQYL, from the coding sequence ATGACGACGAACACAGACGACGACAACATCGAGATCATCACCGGTGCCGACGGGGGCGACGCCGACGCCGACGGTCGCTCCGTGACCGACCTGGTGGAGCAGCCGGCCAAGGTGATGCGCATCGGCACGATGATCAAGCAGCTGCTCGAAGAGGTGCGCGCCGCACCGCTGGACGACGCCAGCCGCAGCCGGCTGCGCGAGATCCACGCGACCTCGATCCGCGAACTCGAAGACGGCTTGGCCCCGGAGCTGCGCGAAGAGCTCGAGCGGCTCGCCTTGCCGTTCACCGACGACAGCATCCCGTCCGATGCCGAGCTGCGCATCGCCCAGGCTCAGCTGGTTGGCTGGCTGGAGGGCCTGTTCCACGGAATCCAGACCGCGCTGTTCGCCCAGCAGATGGCGGCGCGCGCGCAGCTGGAGCACATGCGCCAGGGAGCCCTGCCGCCCGGCATCGCACAGCCCGGCCCGCCCGGAGTCCCCGGTCACGGCACCGGGCAGTACCTCTAG
- a CDS encoding ABC transporter ATP-binding protein: protein MPADDPYIETRDAWVEFPIFDAKTRSLKKTFLGAAGGAIGRNTENVVVIEALRDITLSLKMGDRVGLVGHNGAGKSTLLRLLSGIYEPTRGSATVRGRVAPVFDLGVGMDPEISGFENIIIRGLFLGQTRKQMMAKVDEIAEFTELGEYLSMPLRTYSTGMRVRLAMGVVTSIDPEILLLDEGIGAVDADFLKKAQTRLQRLVERSGILVFASHSNEFLARLCKTAMWIDHGTIKMSGGIEDVVRAYEGEDAARHVREVLVEHKSDWSDGVATP, encoded by the coding sequence GTGCCTGCCGACGACCCCTACATCGAAACCCGCGACGCCTGGGTTGAGTTTCCGATCTTCGACGCCAAGACGCGGTCGCTGAAAAAGACCTTCCTCGGCGCCGCCGGCGGCGCTATCGGGCGCAACACCGAGAACGTCGTCGTGATCGAGGCGCTGCGGGACATCACGTTGTCGCTGAAGATGGGCGACCGCGTCGGCCTCGTCGGCCACAACGGCGCGGGCAAATCCACGCTGCTGCGGTTGCTGTCCGGGATCTACGAACCGACCCGCGGGTCGGCCACGGTCCGCGGGCGCGTCGCGCCGGTGTTCGACCTCGGCGTCGGGATGGATCCGGAGATCTCCGGCTTCGAGAACATCATCATCCGCGGGCTGTTCCTGGGGCAGACCCGCAAGCAGATGATGGCCAAGGTCGACGAGATCGCCGAGTTCACCGAACTCGGCGAATACCTGTCGATGCCGCTGCGCACCTACTCCACCGGCATGCGGGTGCGACTGGCCATGGGCGTGGTCACCAGCATCGATCCCGAGATCCTGCTGCTCGATGAGGGCATCGGCGCGGTCGACGCAGACTTCCTGAAGAAGGCTCAGACCCGGCTGCAACGTCTGGTCGAGCGGTCCGGAATCCTGGTGTTCGCCAGCCATTCCAACGAATTCCTTGCGCGGCTGTGCAAGACCGCGATGTGGATCGACCACGGCACCATCAAGATGTCCGGCGGCATCGAAGACGTCGTGCGAGCGTACGAGGGCGAGGACGCGGCCCGGCATGTGCGGGAAGTGTTGGTCGAGCACAAGTCCGATTGGTCCGACGGGGTCGCCACCCCGTGA
- a CDS encoding glycosyltransferase family 2 protein, producing the protein MTDLVCAVVVTHRRLDELAKSLGVLTTQTRMVDHLIVVDNDNDERVRDLVAGQPVPTTYLGSRRNLGGAGGFAFGMLHALSLGADWVWLADDDGRPKDSAVLATLLDCAARHQLAEVSPMVCDLDDPDRLAFPLRRGLVWRRRVSELGSESGGDDLLPGIASLFNGALFRAQTLEAVGIPDIRLFIRGDEVDMHRRLVLSGLPFGTCLKTSYLHPQGSDEFKPILGGKMHTQYPDDPTKRFFTYRNRGYLQAQRGMRKLVPQEWVRFGWFFLVQRRDPNGFAEWIRLRRLGRQERFTR; encoded by the coding sequence GTGACCGACCTGGTGTGCGCCGTCGTCGTCACTCACCGCCGCCTCGACGAACTCGCCAAATCGCTGGGTGTGTTGACCACCCAGACCCGGATGGTCGACCATCTGATCGTCGTCGACAACGACAACGACGAGCGGGTGCGCGACCTCGTCGCCGGACAGCCCGTGCCGACCACCTATCTGGGATCCCGCCGAAACCTCGGTGGCGCAGGAGGATTCGCGTTCGGCATGCTGCACGCACTGTCGTTGGGTGCGGACTGGGTGTGGCTGGCCGACGACGACGGCCGGCCCAAGGACTCCGCGGTGCTGGCGACGCTACTGGACTGCGCCGCGCGCCATCAGCTGGCCGAGGTGTCGCCGATGGTGTGCGATCTCGACGACCCGGATCGGCTCGCCTTCCCCTTGCGGCGTGGCCTGGTGTGGCGGCGCCGTGTCTCGGAGCTGGGCTCGGAATCGGGTGGCGACGACCTGCTGCCAGGCATAGCGTCGCTGTTCAATGGGGCGCTTTTTCGGGCGCAGACGCTGGAAGCTGTTGGCATACCTGATATTCGGCTCTTCATCCGCGGCGACGAGGTCGACATGCACCGCAGGCTGGTGCTCTCAGGTCTGCCGTTCGGCACCTGCCTGAAGACCAGCTACCTGCACCCTCAGGGCAGCGACGAGTTCAAGCCGATCCTCGGCGGGAAGATGCACACCCAATATCCGGACGACCCGACTAAGCGGTTCTTCACCTATCGCAACCGCGGTTATCTGCAGGCACAGCGCGGTATGCGCAAGCTGGTGCCGCAGGAGTGGGTGCGGTTCGGCTGGTTTTTCTTGGTCCAGCGCCGCGATCCGAACGGCTTCGCCGAATGGATTCGGTTGCGGCGCTTGGGTAGGCAGGAAAGGTTCACCAGATGA
- a CDS encoding ABC transporter permease, with amino-acid sequence MTIVDAAAQSKTFTRAWGDLLDGFRKRELWLHLGWQDIKQKYRRSVLGPFWITIATGTTAVAMGGLYSQLFHLKLSEHLPYVTLGLIIWNMINAAILEGADVFIANEGLIKQLPTPLSVHVYRLVWRQMILFGHNIVIYVVIAMIFPKPWSWADLSAIPALLLIMLNCVWVSFCFGILATRYRDIGPLLFSIVQLLFFMTPIIWNDNTLQQQGAGRWAKIIELNPLLHYLDILRAPLLGADQHLRHWAVVIGLTILGWLLAAFALRQYRARVPYWV; translated from the coding sequence ATGACGATCGTCGACGCCGCCGCGCAGTCGAAGACCTTCACCCGCGCGTGGGGTGACCTGCTCGACGGGTTCCGCAAGCGCGAACTGTGGCTGCACCTCGGCTGGCAGGACATCAAGCAGAAGTACCGCCGCTCGGTGCTCGGCCCGTTCTGGATCACGATCGCGACAGGTACCACCGCGGTCGCGATGGGCGGGTTGTACTCACAGCTGTTCCACCTCAAGCTGTCCGAGCATCTGCCGTATGTGACGCTCGGCCTGATCATCTGGAACATGATCAACGCCGCGATCCTCGAGGGCGCCGATGTGTTCATCGCCAACGAAGGGTTGATCAAACAGCTGCCGACGCCGCTGAGCGTGCACGTCTACCGGCTGGTGTGGCGGCAGATGATCCTGTTCGGGCACAACATCGTGATCTATGTGGTGATCGCGATGATCTTCCCGAAACCGTGGTCCTGGGCCGACCTGTCGGCGATCCCGGCGCTGCTGCTGATCATGCTGAACTGCGTGTGGGTGTCGTTCTGCTTCGGCATCCTGGCGACCCGCTACCGCGACATCGGCCCGCTGCTGTTCTCGATCGTGCAACTGCTGTTCTTCATGACGCCGATCATCTGGAACGACAACACTCTGCAGCAGCAGGGCGCCGGCCGCTGGGCCAAGATCATCGAACTCAACCCGCTGCTGCACTACCTCGACATCCTGCGCGCGCCTCTGCTGGGCGCCGACCAGCACCTGCGGCACTGGGCGGTCGTGATCGGGCTGACGATCCTCGGCTGGCTGCTGGCGGCGTTCGCACTGCGGCAGTACCGCGCCCGGGTGCCGTACTGGGTCTAA
- a CDS encoding HNH endonuclease signature motif containing protein: MFDTRSAGDAAVVEAIVDFARAENQDAARRLAWIGELVARRCADDERAHWACDEWDSAVAEVSAALGTTSGRASGEMLMAMSLRHRLPRVAELFLAGALSYRVCAAITDRTDLIRDRVALRLVDKAIAEDATTWGALSTLKLQRAIDSWVDRYDPGAVRQVRSRSRERDVVITVDAGAGTADIYGRLSATDGEIVRRRLTRIAYSVCEDDPRTIAQRRADAMGVLGAGGDRLACLCGNPDCPAAGEDDRAACVVVHVLADADVIDAEPDPGMHGEKPDTDPEPRRAASAVLTGNRGIVPAPLLAELVRAGAAVRHLRRPKDEPEPQYRPSTALDEWVRLRDMTCRFPNCDVPAEYCDVDHTIAWPFGPTHPSNLACMCRKHHLLKTFWAGWSDRQHPDGTIDWTSPTGHTYTTRPGCRLLMPTWNTTTATLPPPKGEPPPTIGIMMPTRRQTRATQRAHRITTERTLNDARVAERNRPPPF, from the coding sequence ATGTTCGACACCAGGTCCGCTGGCGATGCGGCGGTGGTGGAGGCCATCGTCGACTTCGCGCGAGCCGAGAACCAGGACGCGGCGCGACGCCTGGCCTGGATCGGGGAGCTGGTGGCGCGGCGCTGCGCTGATGACGAGCGAGCCCACTGGGCCTGCGACGAATGGGACTCCGCGGTAGCCGAGGTGTCGGCGGCGCTCGGGACCACGTCGGGTCGGGCTTCGGGCGAGATGCTGATGGCGATGTCGCTGCGGCATCGGCTGCCTCGGGTGGCCGAGCTCTTCCTGGCGGGCGCGTTGAGTTACCGGGTGTGTGCGGCGATCACCGATCGCACCGATTTGATCCGAGACCGGGTCGCGTTGCGGTTGGTGGACAAGGCGATCGCCGAGGACGCGACAACCTGGGGTGCGCTGTCGACACTGAAGCTGCAACGCGCTATCGACTCCTGGGTGGATCGCTATGACCCGGGCGCGGTGCGCCAGGTGCGCTCACGATCACGCGAACGTGACGTCGTGATCACCGTTGACGCCGGGGCCGGGACGGCCGACATCTACGGGCGACTCTCCGCCACCGACGGTGAGATCGTGCGACGCCGGTTGACCCGGATCGCATATTCGGTGTGCGAGGACGATCCGCGCACCATCGCCCAGCGCCGCGCTGACGCCATGGGTGTGCTGGGCGCCGGCGGAGATCGGCTGGCCTGCCTGTGCGGCAACCCGGACTGCCCCGCCGCCGGCGAGGACGACCGGGCTGCCTGCGTGGTGGTGCACGTGCTCGCCGACGCCGATGTGATTGACGCCGAACCGGATCCGGGGATGCACGGCGAAAAACCCGATACCGACCCCGAACCGCGGCGGGCGGCCAGCGCAGTGCTGACCGGTAACCGGGGCATTGTGCCCGCCCCACTGCTGGCCGAACTCGTCCGCGCCGGGGCGGCGGTGCGTCATCTGCGCCGCCCCAAGGACGAGCCCGAACCCCAGTACCGGCCGTCGACCGCCCTCGATGAATGGGTTCGGCTGCGCGACATGACCTGCCGGTTCCCGAATTGCGATGTGCCCGCCGAGTACTGCGACGTCGACCACACCATCGCCTGGCCGTTCGGACCCACCCACCCGTCGAACCTTGCGTGCATGTGCCGAAAACACCACTTGCTCAAGACTTTTTGGGCCGGCTGGTCAGATCGTCAACACCCCGACGGCACCATCGACTGGACCTCACCCACCGGGCACACCTACACCACCCGCCCCGGCTGCCGGCTTCTCATGCCCACCTGGAACACCACCACCGCCACCCTGCCACCGCCGAAAGGCGAACCCCCACCCACCATCGGCATCATGATGCCCACCCGACGACAAACACGGGCCACCCAACGCGCCCACCGCATCACAACCGAACGCACACTCAACGACGCCCGCGTCGCCGAACGCAACCGGCCGCCACCGTTCTAG
- a CDS encoding pyridoxamine 5'-phosphate oxidase family protein: MTVEQDPIVVLSDHESWDRLKSAALGRLVTQIGDQLEIFPVNFVTQNHTVLFRTAEGTKLFSTVMNDKVLFEVDDHTVSEGWSVIIRGTAQVLTAADDIHEAESAQLLPWVATEKLRFVRITPNEVSGRRFVFGPEPDRGSYPG, translated from the coding sequence ATGACAGTCGAACAGGATCCGATCGTGGTACTCAGCGACCACGAGAGTTGGGATCGCCTGAAGAGCGCTGCGCTGGGGCGCCTGGTCACGCAGATCGGCGATCAGCTGGAGATCTTCCCGGTCAACTTCGTGACGCAGAACCACACGGTGCTGTTCCGGACCGCCGAGGGCACCAAGCTTTTCAGCACGGTGATGAACGACAAGGTGCTCTTCGAAGTCGACGACCACACCGTCTCGGAGGGCTGGAGCGTCATCATCCGCGGCACCGCGCAGGTGCTGACCGCGGCCGACGACATCCACGAAGCCGAGAGCGCGCAGCTGCTGCCCTGGGTCGCCACCGAGAAGCTGCGGTTCGTGCGCATCACCCCGAATGAGGTGTCCGGCAGGCGCTTTGTCTTCGGGCCGGAGCCCGACCGGGGGTCCTACCCCGGCTAG